In one Pseudomonas hydrolytica genomic region, the following are encoded:
- a CDS encoding YceD family protein: MLNGPIPPHVDPRKLADREATLEGQLELASLPRLCDPLADTAGTVQAKFHFGRDEQKTVVIRSELEVEVKMVCQRCLELVALPIRSECEYAVVRVGANTQSLPKGYDVLEVGEEPLELLGLVEDELLLALPIVPAHAPGDCQQPDGLDEPEPGEDEVSRSNPFSVLAQLKRDPNV; the protein is encoded by the coding sequence ATGTTGAATGGGCCGATTCCACCTCACGTTGATCCGCGCAAGCTCGCCGACCGCGAAGCTACCCTCGAAGGGCAGCTCGAGCTGGCCAGCCTGCCGCGTCTCTGCGACCCGCTTGCCGATACGGCGGGCACGGTGCAGGCGAAATTTCATTTCGGGCGTGACGAGCAGAAAACTGTGGTGATCCGCAGTGAGCTCGAGGTTGAGGTCAAAATGGTCTGCCAGCGTTGTCTGGAGCTGGTCGCGCTACCCATCCGCAGCGAATGTGAATACGCCGTGGTTCGGGTTGGAGCGAACACTCAGTCCTTGCCGAAGGGCTACGACGTGCTGGAAGTGGGTGAAGAGCCGCTGGAGCTGCTCGGTCTGGTCGAGGATGAATTGCTTCTCGCCCTGCCGATCGTTCCTGCTCATGCCCCAGGTGATTGCCAGCAGCCGGACGGTCTCGATGAGCCCGAGCCGGGCGAGGACGAGGTATCGCGGTCCAACCCGTTCAGTGTATTGGCGCAGTTAAAGCGTGACCCAAACGTTTAG
- the rpmF gene encoding 50S ribosomal protein L32: MAVQQNKKSRSARDMRRSHDALEASTLSVEKSTGEVHLRHHVSPEGVYRGRKVIDKGADE, encoded by the coding sequence ATGGCTGTTCAGCAGAACAAAAAATCCCGTTCCGCCCGCGACATGCGTCGTTCGCACGATGCTCTCGAGGCCAGCACCCTGTCCGTAGAGAAGAGCACCGGTGAAGTTCACCTGCGCCACCACGTTTCTCCGGAAGGCGTGTACCGCGGTCGCAAAGTGATCGACAAGGGCGCTGACGAGTAA